The window GGGTGGGCTCTAGCTTGTTCCAGGGCTCGGGGTTATTTTTACGGTCCCATCTGaagacagagaaagaggaaaactcTCAGTAAAACAAGAAATAGCTGAAGACATTCTGGTTCTTTGCCCAACACTAAATACTGTAAAACCACCCGACTTTTAAAAACCACTGACAGACAAAAAGTCAGTCGAGGGCCAAAGAAAAATAACAGCTACTGTCTCAGGTGATACTTACGAGACGTCGGGGTTTTTCAGAGCCAATCTTCCCAAGTACAACATGCTCATTGCTGCCCCACCACCAATGAAAATGAAGAGGGGGATCAGCTAGTGGGCAACGGACAGAAGTTGTATTAATACACAAGGACAACAAAGTGTGGAGATTTCTTGTGCTGTGTATCACCTCCCCTTGTATTATCCATATAATCTCATGTTAAAATGACCGAGCTGTTAACTAAAAAGCAGAGATCACTTgaaaatcatgaaaaaaaattctaaaggCTGACTGTGAGATAAGCAAGACATTCTCAGGAGGAACAGTAACAGCCTAAAACAGGTCTCCGTGCTGAAATGTATAGCCTAATGTCTTGTTATTACACCGAGTTATAGTGACATAATGAACACTACCTCATTTTCAGTGACTGAACAGCAGGGGACATAAGCACATCACTGGTCTGTTAATATGGACGCTGCCATAAAGCAAACAGTTTCACCCCGTCGTCCTTGGAAAAATAGACTTCAGTCAGGCCAGTATGGAGACCAAACAACCCTGTACGTGCTCCCGCGACCTATACACATGGCTGCGACCATCCTCTTCCGTATGTGTTTTTCTTGGTACACCATTATAGCAAGTCTTATTACAATTTCTGGTCACTGGATGTAGGCTATCACACACCACTCGAGCAGGTGACTCAAATTTTTACGCACCCAAAAATAATCCTGCCATAAAGCGGGCGGCAGAGCAAACACACAAGTTTTTTCAAATTGGCGGATAATAGAATAGCTGAATATACACAATGTGGATTTAGGTGTGTTCAAAAGCTTTTTATAATCCGTTTCATCCGAAATCTGGCACAACATGTGTTGAGGAATTTAAAATGTCTTGCTGTTACATCTACACATTTTATTCATGAGGCCTGTGCGGCCAAACAGACCAAACGTTTACATTCACccgtcctaaaaaaaaaaaatttaaaaagcgCGGTtgaataaaacctttttttttttaagatttggcAGATTATCGCACATCGGACAATTGGGGAGCTTTTGAGACTCGGACGCGCGCATTCTGCCTAACGGCACGAGTCCACAGCGCTCCTCAAAGGCACGCTTCAATGTCACTGGGCTGTTTGTCAAATAACACCGAAAATCACGTTAATGCGGTGGGTGACACTTACAGCTGGGTGGCTCTTGAGCTGCTTGGAGACGACTCCCAGTATGGACGACATGGCGGACGTTCCTCCGACAAGAGTCCGTTAAAGCGAATTTCTGTGGACAGcacgcgcgccgctgcagctgGGTGGATTTCTCTTCGGTTTCTCGCAGGCCTGACGCGCGCGGAGCTGTACACCACCTCCTTCACTGTAAACCAATCCCACAATGCAACGACAACAGCTGTGTATCTGAACCCCAACGCGGTTAGTCTATTTAATGTATTCAGCTCTTAAAGTCTCCCGTCTCCATTTCTTATTTccaacacacacgtacacaagaAATGAGCCggacattagaaaaaaaacatgaggaccCCTTCACGTTTATTTTGAACTGTGGATAAGACCTTTTCCAGGCATCTTGCCATTTTCCAACCACTGACTAGATTATTACCCAAGAGATAAGAAAGACTCTCTACAACAATTCTCTTGAAGGTTTAAACCAAGCTATTATAGTCATAAACAGTGTTGTTCTTatggaaatatttaatttatccccaatttttttttccccaccacgCTTTTGTCAAAGGACCCTTTGAAAACAAGAGTGCATCTCTAATTAATCACCTTTCAAAGACAAAatctattttgatttatttgggTATGGGGGTGGGAAAGCGTAACTTACCACGATAGAAGCAAAATAGCTCATTTTACCTGTACAATCTGGTCATTTTTCACCATCGTGACAATGAGTGACAACCCAAtccaataaaaaatgtttttttttttttttaaatgaatctgAGAATTTAATAAAGAGGGTCATAAATAGATTTGATAGAAAGGTCACCACCTCGCTGTTCCAAGGATACGGTTGGATCGTAATATACACTCTTTTGCGTTGATCAATTAATCATTTTGTAGAAAATGCCAGAAAATAGTGAAAATGCCAACCACAGGTCCCTCTTGAGTCCAGGATGACGTGCAGTCATCTGCAGGAAGGAAAGAAGTTCGGATACACTGAACAACCAATCGTGACAAATTTCTtcatgagattttttttctccctctttgaTTATGAAACTGGTGAAGTTGCTTTTGGAGATAGATGATCGAAAGATCCAAAATTTCATATGTGGCTTCTTAAACGGCCAAAAGTTTGTTGGATGAACATCTGAGTGATGTGGCAGTGATGGAAGCGCGTCAGTACTCATTTATTGTGAATGGTAGGAAAAATGTATTATCATCATACCCATTTCCCAAATGGGGCCACAGGTATGGCACCACTGCAGTGTTAGGAGACGTGACTTTAGAATGATTCAATCATGACACAGACAAAAGTTTATCATCATATGTTTATGTGGACAGAACCTGAGACAACAGTACATCCCCCAGCATCCAAAAAGACTCAGGAAGCATTGAGTATTATttggaataaaaaagaaaagaatgtttCAATCCATCTGCATTTCACCAGAACACTAAAACTAGAAATTAGTGAAAAGATCAGTCAACTTTCCatccacatgcacacatacaaacGAACCTGTCAGACAATAAACCCGGGAACAACGTGTGGAAGAAACGCCTCTCCTAAAGAAAGCCTCTCCCTGGAAGTGCATAAAAGTCTACCCAAAACAATATCTCACGTAACACCTGCCTCgaacagactgacagaacaAAACTAAAAGGAACAGGGGTTTTTAGCTTATGCTGCAggtaactgaaaaaaaacaaaaaacaaagatgtAGAAAATACACTTTACTACTCTGAAAATTTACAACAAAGTACAAAAAGTGAATATAAAAATAAGAATTGCGACTCAAAAGTAGCAGTTCAATTTGTGCAAACATATCTACCAGAAATAAAAACTATTTGATCATCGACTTGTCAGCTTGGCAGAACTAAAAGAACATCTTCAGCAAAACATCAAGGATGACACATCTATACCACTAAAACTGGTTAGGTAGTCAACTAGGCTGTGAAACCTCAAACTATAAACATACCGTCAAGCACACATCTAGAAACATTATAGGTCTTTATCCACtaacacatacacaaattagtttttttttttcttattttcttttgcaagtacataaaataacaaaaacacgtaaaacttTAAAGCGGGAACGCATGAGCCGAAGTCTGAAGGTATCGATACTACCTAGCTCCGAACAAATGGAAACTTCCCATCAGTTCACAATAATCAAAATGTGATTTCATTGTCTTTCCTTTTAAATCAAGCAAATATAAAGTACCCAACTGATTTGTCATGCACTAACGACGCGTGCAAGGTCGAGCTGCACATAAATATCTTTGAATACTTAAAAACAAGCAAGCTCATCCAAGAAGGGGGTTTTCTCACTGCAGCCAGACTCCTGACACGCTGGACAGAGACGGACACATAAAATGCAGCTCATGGcttctttgaagaaaacaaatcTGTGCAGTAAGTGAGCAGTCAGTCATCAAACAAAACAACGTGTCAAAGctccatgttttgtttttttggggggggttttTTGGCCAACAACATATCTTTGGATAATAAAATGATGGAACCAAATTTAGAGATGTCAAAATTCCATGAAACCCAAAACTATAGCTTATAAAGCACTTCCTTTGGATTGTGTACAATATTCATACCCTTTTTCTTTCACCCCACCAAAGATTATAATTTAACTGGTTATTTTATACCTTTAAAAGAAAGGAATGAGCCTTTCCTAAAACACAATCTCAACACATCTGTCCTCAGCCAGTTGAATATTTGCCACCTCATTTCCACAAAGGAGATCTGCAGCGGAGATCAGAAAGCGAGGCCCTCTCCAGAGCCCTCTCCCATGACGGTGGCGGTTGCCGGAGGATCTGAGGGAGAAGCACGGTTACCAGAGGACGCTGCCTGGCTCGTTCCCTGGCTCGAACAACTCCCTGCAGGGGAGACGGCGAGGCTGCGGAACAACAGGTCCATGGAGGGGAGCAGAGGCTTAAGGAGGCTGACGGGGCAAAAGGCTGAGCCCCCATGGGGGGTGAAGTTCACCTTGTTGGGGTCTGGGCAGGAGGAGACGAGGGCTGGCTTGGGTTGGCGTGGAGCGCTAAAGAATGAAAGGAGATGTGGCTGTGAGGCCAAACTCGTACTCAAAAGTATAAGTGGTGGAAATGAGATACAGATTGAACACAAACTTCAGGATCACACTGCCAAACAAAAAACTTGAAACCCACAAGTATCAGTATTTACCTTAGTTGTTTATAACAGGTTTTCAGCTTATTCCTTTTCCTTAAGTGCATTatgtcatatatatataaaaaaaaaaactaagtgaaAGAGCCCTAATTTCACACTGAAAGGAGTCGCTGCATAAAATTCCTCATTGGCAGTTCCGGCATTAGCCAGTTGCCCAACATAAGCATAGCAGCTGGGAAGTCACACCTGGTCGAGAGAATGAACAGCTGCCTTACAATGTCCCATCTTTATTCACCCAATGATGTAGTTTCTGCTAATTGAAGCATATCAGCCACGATCAAAGCCTGCCACATCTCCAAGCCTGCAAACTCATGAGCATTCATGCGTGCCCGGCATTTAAGGAACAGAAACCAAGTGCGTGACTTATCCACTCACCTCGCTATAAGCACTAAAAATCAGATATTgttaaaacactttaaaaaaaagaaaggtccACTGTGGGTTTAATGACATCCAGCACAAAAGATTGCAATTTACAAACAACACAACCAGACTCCTTCTAGAGCCGTTGTTTGATGAAGGGTGAGGACGTGACAATTCTAAGGAAATGAAAACTCAAATTTAtctattcccccccccccccccccacacacacaatccCATAATACTGAAAACGTAACCGATAATAATCAATATTATATTGCATTTCTACAaagacttcaacataaatatacacTGGAACCAGTAAACAAAGACTTGGTGTGTGTTACTGGCTTTTCATGCTGAAGTGATAGTTTAGGGGGGGAAATGGTCATGATGTAAGAAACTAAAAGAAATAGCACTTCAAAATAAAATTATCAACCTGCAA of the Odontesthes bonariensis isolate fOdoBon6 chromosome 23, fOdoBon6.hap1, whole genome shotgun sequence genome contains:
- the ndufa4b gene encoding cytochrome c oxidase subunit NDUFA4, with protein sequence MSSILGVVSKQLKSHPALIPLFIFIGGGAAMSMLYLGRLALKNPDVSWDRKNNPEPWNKLEPTQRYKLFAVNMDYSKLKKEGPDF